A DNA window from Methanomassiliicoccales archaeon contains the following coding sequences:
- a CDS encoding alkaline phosphatase, translated as MNRMVTVMVVAMLLGAALFMMLVPTSTAANKGNDQKNVIMMIPDGCGSQETTLARWYNGGSLALDSMPSGLIRTYGADSIITDSAPAATAFATGYKTDDKYVGVLPGTVTVSGVAVPLAGMSYSPVASVLEAAKAKGMSVGLIATSNIQHATPAGFSAHWPARSDYNTIAEQQVYEDIDVVFGGGSQYLLPKSDGGVRTDGENLINVLESRGYSYVDTKTEMASLNTNQVNKVWGLFAADAMAKDIDRSLPQFQNEPSLAEMAQKAIDILSKNPKGFFLMVEGSQVDWSSHANDPVGVVTEVIAFDHAVSVAKNFAEKNRNTLILAFTDHETGGMSIGSIQTDSTYSSLPLTQVLTPTFMSAKLTGAGLYYALPENPTDQQVRDIVKSNYGISDLTDAEVSAIKTSRASTTDSMDYVVGPMISKRCDIGWTTVGHTGMDVTLYSYGKNRPVGLFENTQLAQIAADAMGVSLECTTKNLFVDANATFTKMGATVSKDNSDPTNPVLVVEKAGVGTMRLPYAKDIAILNGKTCLMNGITVSSSKTDKVWISMEAVNLFNGKRISSFHDASTSTVPLSALVMDYHVGPIDLRNILPSLC; from the coding sequence ATGAACCGAATGGTAACAGTGATGGTGGTCGCAATGTTACTTGGCGCAGCACTTTTCATGATGCTGGTGCCGACATCGACCGCAGCGAACAAGGGTAATGACCAGAAGAACGTCATCATGATGATCCCGGATGGATGTGGATCTCAGGAAACGACCTTGGCTAGATGGTACAACGGCGGAAGCCTTGCTCTGGATTCCATGCCTTCCGGGCTAATCCGGACCTATGGCGCTGATTCGATCATAACCGATTCCGCCCCAGCAGCGACCGCGTTTGCTACTGGCTACAAGACAGATGATAAATACGTCGGGGTCTTGCCGGGCACGGTCACGGTCTCTGGAGTGGCCGTTCCACTGGCTGGTATGAGCTATTCTCCAGTGGCCTCGGTGCTCGAGGCCGCGAAGGCGAAAGGCATGTCGGTCGGTCTGATCGCCACTTCGAACATCCAGCATGCGACACCTGCCGGGTTCTCGGCCCATTGGCCGGCCAGGTCTGATTACAACACGATAGCAGAGCAACAGGTCTACGAGGACATCGACGTCGTCTTCGGTGGCGGATCGCAATATTTGCTGCCGAAAAGCGACGGCGGTGTGAGGACCGACGGGGAAAACCTGATCAATGTTCTCGAGTCCCGTGGTTATTCATACGTCGATACGAAGACCGAGATGGCCTCGCTCAACACAAACCAGGTGAACAAGGTCTGGGGGCTCTTCGCAGCCGATGCGATGGCCAAGGACATCGATCGCTCGCTCCCACAATTCCAGAACGAGCCTTCCCTGGCGGAAATGGCCCAGAAGGCAATCGATATCCTCTCAAAGAATCCGAAGGGATTCTTCCTGATGGTCGAGGGCAGCCAGGTCGATTGGTCGTCCCATGCTAATGACCCGGTCGGTGTCGTGACCGAGGTCATCGCATTCGACCACGCGGTGAGCGTTGCCAAGAATTTCGCGGAAAAGAACAGGAACACTCTGATCCTGGCATTCACGGACCATGAGACCGGCGGAATGAGCATCGGAAGTATCCAAACCGACTCGACCTACTCCAGCCTGCCATTGACCCAAGTGCTGACTCCGACGTTCATGAGCGCGAAACTGACCGGTGCCGGGCTCTATTATGCCCTGCCTGAGAATCCGACCGATCAGCAGGTTAGGGATATCGTCAAATCGAATTACGGCATCAGCGATCTGACCGATGCCGAGGTTTCGGCGATAAAGACCTCCAGGGCCAGCACCACTGATTCGATGGACTACGTAGTAGGTCCGATGATCAGCAAGCGGTGCGATATCGGGTGGACCACGGTCGGGCATACTGGCATGGATGTCACCCTATATTCCTATGGAAAGAACAGACCAGTCGGACTGTTCGAGAACACTCAGCTGGCCCAGATCGCCGCCGACGCCATGGGGGTAAGCTTGGAATGCACGACAAAGAACCTGTTCGTCGATGCCAACGCCACGTTCACGAAGATGGGGGCAACCGTATCCAAGGATAACAGCGATCCAACCAACCCGGTCTTGGTCGTGGAAAAGGCCGGCGTAGGCACGATGCGCCTGCCATATGCAAAGGACATCGCCATACTCAATGGCAAGACCTGCCTGATGAACGGTATCACCGTATCATCGTCAAAAACGGACAAGGTGTGGATCTCGATGGAGGCGGTGAATCTGTTCAATGGAAAGAGGATTTCATCCTTCCATGACGCATCAACATCGACGGTTCCATTATCCGCGCTGGTGATGGACTACCATGTCGGGCCGATAGATCTACGGAACATACTGCCATCCCTTTGCTGA